Genomic window (Allostreptomyces psammosilenae):
TCTTGACCTCGGAGATCGCCTTCACCACGGCCTGGCTGGCCGGGTCGACCACCTCGCCGAAGATGGTGTGGCGGTTGTTCAGGTGCGGGGTGGGGCCCACGGTGATGAAGAACTGCGAGCCGTTGGTGCCGGGGCCGGCGTTGGCCATGGCCAGCAGGTAGGGCTTGGAGAACTGCAGGTCGGGGTGGAACTCGTCGGCGAACTTGTAGCCCGGGCCGCCGGTGCCGTTCCCCAGCGGGTCGCCGCCCTGGATCATGAAGCCCTCGATGACCCGGTGGAACACCGTGCCGTCGTAGAGCCGGGCGGTCGTCTTGGCGCCGGTGCGCGGGTCCAGCCACTCCCGGGTGCCCTCGGCCAGCTCCACGAAGTTCTTCACCGTCTTCGGCGCGTGGTTGGGCAGCAGCCTGACGGCGATGTCCCCCTTGTTGGTCTTGATGGTGGCAATCAGTTCCTGGGCCACGATGCGCCTTCCGTCGCGTACAGATGGTCTCGCGCGGCGGCGGACGGCCGCCCGCCACCACGCCCGCATCCTCCCACGCCGCCCCGCGCCCCGCGCCAGGCGCACGGGCGGGCGGGTGGCGGGACGGCGCCGCCGGGACCGCACGGGTGACACGGGTACCCGGACGCTCCGCCGGAGCCCGGTACAACGCGCCGAAAAGACCGCAAATAGGAATGATGTGGTTGCAACGGGAAAGGGGTCACCCGAACACCACCCCAGGAGGAGGTTCTCGTGCCCGACGCAGTGGCGGCACGGCTCGACACCGTGCGGGACGCCGCCCGACGAACAAGGCATCAGCTCGCCCCCCGCGCGGTCGCGGCGCGGGAGGCGGCCATCACCTACGCCGACGAGGCCCGGTCCCGGGTGGCCCCGCGCGTCGAACTGGCGCGCGCGGCGGCCCGCGCCCGCTACCGGTCCGACGTCCGGCCCTACCTGAGGACCGCCCGGAGGAACGTCCCCGTGGTGCTCGAACAGGCCGCCAAGGGCGCGGCCCACCGCGCCCGCGCCGGCGTGGACCGGGCGGCCGAGTACGCCGCTCCCCGGGTCGGCGCCGCGGTGGCCGGTGCCCGGCAGGTCGCCGAGCCCTACCGGGAGGAGGCCGCCTCCCGCGGCGGCGCCGCGCTGGCCGCCCTGCGCGGGCAGGTGAGCGCCGAGGACGTGGAGCGCCTGCTGCGCCGCCGGCACCGGCGCGAACGGCGGGCCCGGAGCGCCCGGGCCCTGCTGCTGTTCGCCGCCACCGCGGCGGCCGCGGCGGTGGCCTGGCGGACGTGGCAGCGCCGCAACGAGCCGGACTGGCTCGGCGACGACACCGCCACCGAGGTCTTCGAGGCCTCCGGCGGCACCGGCGCCCGGCCGCTCGGCAGCGACCCCTCCGGCAGCGGCGCCGACGGCGAGCGCATCGAGGGCGGCGTCACCAACGAGCTGCGCGCCACCGCGGCGCGCACCGCCTCCTCCGCCAAGGAGGCCGTGGGCCACGCCGCCGACGCCGCCAGGAGCAAGGCCACCGAGACCGCCGAGCGGGTGAGGCCGCGGCAGGGCCGGGCGGAGGGGACGGAGGGCCGCGCGCCCCGGCAGGGCGAATCCGGCGCCCCGAAGGACTCCGCCAAGAACTCCGGGGACTCCGCCAAGGACTCCACCCAGCCCGGCCCCGGCGGACTGTGACCCCACCCCTCCCGCCGCACCCGCCGGAGCGAGCGGGCGCCGTACCGCAGGACCCGGTGCGGCGCCCGCTCGCCCGTCACTCCCGGCCCCGGCCGCCGGCCGCGGGCGCCAGGGAGAGGTTCCAGAAGTCGGCGTAGCGGCCGCCGCGGCGCAGCAGTTCGTCGTGGCCACCCTCCTCGACGATCCTGCCGGCGTCGAGGAAGACGATGCGGTCGGCGTGGCGGACGGTGCGCATCCGGTGGGCGACCATCACCACGGTGCGCCCCGCCATCAGCCGCTCGATGCCGGCGTGCACGGCCGCCTCGTTGACCGGGTCGAGCGCGGAGGTGACCTCGTCCAGCAGCACGATCGGCGCGTCCTTCAGCAGTGCCCGGGCGATCGAGACGCGCTGGCGCTCGCCGCCCGACAGCCGGGCGCCGCCCTCGCCGACCCTGGTCGACCACCCCTCGGGCAGCCGCTCGACCACCTCGTCCAGCCGCGCCGCCGCCGCGGCCGCCCGGACCTCGGCACCGGTGGCGTCGGGGCGGCCCAGGCGCACGTTCTCCTCGATCGTGCCGTCGAAGAGGTAGACGTCCTGGAAGACGATGGCGAACCGCGCCATCAGCTCCGCCGTGCCGATGGAGCGCACGTCCGCGCCGCCGATGCGCACCGCGCCCGCGTCCACGTCGTGGAACCGCGCCAGCAGCTGCAGCAGCGTGGTCTTGCCCGCGCCCGACGGCCCCACCACGGCCAGCCGCTGCCCCTCGGGCACGGACAGCGTGAGGCCGTCGAGGACGGTGCGCCCGCCGTGCCGGAAGGCGACCGACTCGAACTCCACCGCGTGGCCGGCCGGTCGGGCCGGTTCGGCCGGCTGCGGCAGCGGCTCGGTGCGCAGCACCGCGTCGAGCCGGGCCAGTTCGCCGCGCGCGGCACGCAGCTTCCCGCCGAGGTCGGCCAGCGACAGCAGCGGATCGGCGCAGCGGGCGGTCAGCACCAGGATCGCCAGCAGTTCCGCGGCCCCGACGCGGCCGTCGAGCGCGAGGTGGGCGCCCAGGACCAGCACGGCGGTGAAGGCCGCCTGCACCGTCAGCGTCAGCCCCAGCGCGCCGGGCAGCGTGGCCAGCGTGGAGCGGCGTGAGGCGCGCTGGACCTCCCGCAGGGCGTCGTCGAGCAGCTGGAAGCGTTCGGCGGTCCGGCCGCCGGCGCGGAGCACGGGCTGGGCGCGGAGGTACTCGACGACCCTCCCGGTGGCCTCGCGGTCGCGGGCGGCGCGCCGCGCGTCCTCGGCGGCCGTCGCCCGTCCGGTCAGGATCTGGATCGCCGCCACGACGGGGACGGCGGCCAGCGCGGCCAGGCCCAGCCGCCAGTCGAGGACGAGGATCACGCCGACGACCGTCAGCGGCGTCACGGCCGCGGAGACGAACGGCGCCAGCAGGTGCGCGATCACGCTCATCGCCTGGAGCACGCCCTGCCCGGCCAGGGCGGAGACCTCTCCCACCCGGGCCGGGCCGTACCAGCCGATCGGCAGCCGGGCCAGGTGGTCGCCGAGGCGGTGGTACACCCCGCGCAGCAGCGCGGTGCCGACGCGGAACCCCGACAGGTCGCTGAGGTAGCGCAGCACCGCGTAGCCCGCGACGGCGGCCCCGAACGCGCCCAGCCAGGGCCGGGCGTCGCCGGGCGCGTCCCCGAGCAGCGCCCGCAGCACGGGCACCAGCAGGGCGTAGGACAGGCCCTCGACGACCGCGGTGGTGGTCATCAGGGCGAGGGTGCGGCGCATCGGGCCGGAGTACCGGTGGCCCAGCACGCGCAGCAGCATCCGGATCATCGCGGGTCTCCCCCTGGTTCGCCGTGCCGTTCGCCTTCTCCGGTGCCGCCCGCCGCCGGCCGGGATCCCCACAGCGCGGAGAACCTCCCGCCCGCGTCGAGCAGTTCGGCGGGCGGGCCGTGCTCGACGATCAGCCCGTCCTCCAGCACCGCGACGGCGTCGGCGCCGGCGACGGTCTCCAGGCGGTGGGCGATGACCAGGACCGTCCGGTTCCCCCGGAGCGTCTCCAGGGCGCGGCGCACCGCCCGCTCGGTGTGCGGGTCGGCGAAGGAGGTCGCCTCGTCGAGCACCAGGACGGGGGTGTCGGCCAGCAGCGCGCGGGCGAGGGCGACCCGTTGGGCCTCGCCGCCGGACAGCCGGGCGTCCTCCCCGATCACCGAGTCGTAGCCGCGCGGCAGTCGCAGGATGCGGTCGTGGACGTTCGCCAGCCGGGCGGCGCGCAGCACGTCCTCGCGGTCGGCGTCCGGCACCGCCAGCGCGATGTTGTCCGCGACCGAGGCGCGCAGCAGGTGGACGTCCTGGAAGACGAAGGAGACCCACCGGTACAGCTCCCGGCTGTCCAGCTCGCGCAGGTCGGCGCCGCCGAGGTGGACCGAGCCGCCGGTCGGGTCGAAGAACCGCGGCAGCAGCTGGACCAGGGTGGACTTGCCGCTGCCGGACGGCCCGACCAGCGCGGTGACCGTCCCCGGCTCCAGCACCAGGTCGATCCCGCGCAGCACCTCGCGGCCGGGTTCGTAGCCGAAGCGGACGCCGCGCAGCTCCACCCGGTGGCCGCGCGGCACCACCGGGCGCGCCGGCTCCGGCAGCGGCGGCACCGCGAGCACGTCGCGGATCCGGCCGACCGCGCGGCGGGCGGCCTGCGTCTCGTCGAAGCCGTGCCCGAGCGCCGCGACCGGGGCGGTCAGCCCGAGGCCCAGCAGCAGGAACGGCAGCAGGTCGGCCGGGGCCAGCTCCCCACCGGTGATCAGTACCGCGCCGCCGGTCAGCACGGCCAGCAGCACGAACGGGGGCGAGAGCACCAGCTGCATCCCCGCGGCGATCGGGGAGATCCCGTGCACCCAGCGGCGGAAGGTGGCGACGAAGTCGTCGGCGGCCGTGCGGAACTCGTGGTGGGCGCGCTCGCCCCCGCCGAAGGCCTTGACCACCGCGATGCCCTGGACGAACTCCACGACGGAGCCCGCGATCCGCGCCATGGCGGCGTCGAAGTCGGCCTGCTCGCGCAGCCGGGCCGGGGTCATCATCAGCGGGACCAGCGCCACCGCCGCGGCCACCGGGATCAGGGTGACCAGCGTCAGCCGCCAGTCGACGGTGAACAGGTAGACCAGGGACACCAGCGGCACGACGAAGGCGGAGACCAGCTCGCCGGGGGTGTGGGCGATGAACGGGTGCACGGCGCCGACGTCGTCGCCCACCAGCTTGGCCAGCTCACCGCTGCGGCGGCCGGAGAGCCAGCCGATCGGCACCCGTCCCAGCCGCGCGGCCAGCTGCCGGCGGAACGCCAACTGCACCCGGGCGTCGAGCAGATGGCCGGTTCCCGCCGCGGCGGCGGTGAACAGCAGCCGGACGAGCAGGCCGACCGCCCCCGCGACCAGGGTGACCCGGACGTGGCCGGGGTCGACCGGGCCGGGCGCGAGCAGGGCGCGGCCGAGCTCGACGACCGCGAGCAGCGGCGCCAACCCCGCAACGGCGCCGACGACCTGGAGGACGATCACGGCGGTGAAGCCCCCCGCGTAGGGACGCAGCAGCCGCGCCAGGCCCGGCCCTTCCGGGGGGTGCTGCGCGGGACCGGCGTCCTCGGGTGGCCGGGTGGACTGTTTCCTCGCGTCGGCGAGCCCTGTGGTGGTCATGGTCCGGACCGTCGCCCCTTCGCATCGGATCCGCAGGAGAGATTCTTACGACGTAAGGTTGCGGCCCGACGCTATATTTACGATGTAAGAATCGTCAACCCGGATCCTGGGGCGTCCGGTACCGAAGGGAAGGCGCCATGGCGGCCAACAGGACTCGCGGGCAGCGCGCGGGGCTCACCCGGCAGGCCGTCCTGGAAGCGGCCGTGCGGCTCGCCGACCAGGAAGGACTGAAGGCCCTGTCGATGCGCCGGCTCGGCGCCGAGCTGGGCGTGGAGGCGATGACCCTCTACCACCACGTGCCGAACAAGGCCGCCCTGCTGGACGGCATGATCGAGCAGGTCGTCGCGGAGGCCGTGCCCCCCGAGTTCGGCACCGCTCCCTGGCGGGAGGTCCTGCGCGCCTACGCCCACGCGCTCAGGGACGCGCTCGCCGCCCATCCGCACGCCGTGCCGCTGCTGCTGTCCCGGCCCGCCATGACGCCCCGCAACCTGCGCACGCTGGAGGGCGTGGTGGGCATGCTGTACGAGGCGGGCTTCCCCCTGCCCCGGACCCTGGACGTCCTCTACTCCCTGACCAGCTTCGTCGTCGGCCACGCCGCCGCCCGGGCGGGCAACGTCGACGACGGCCTGGCCTCCTCGGACCCGGACGCCTACCCGCTGCTGGTCCGCGCCGCCCGGGAGGCGGGCGACGAACCGGCCGACACGCGCTTCCACTTCGCGCTCGACGCGCTGCTGGCCGGATTCGCCAGGGAGCTCGAACGCCCCTGACACCCCGCCCGACGCCCCCTCCCCGCACGGACCGAGGACACACCAAAAAAGCCCCTCCGAACCGCGGTTGCGCGGTCGGACGGGCTTTTCGACGTGGAGCCTAGGGGAGTCGAACCCCTGACATCTGCCATGCAAAGACAGCGCTCTACCAACTGAGCTAAGGCCCCGCGCCCGCGACGGTACACGGGCTGGCTCCACGATACCGGGTGCCGGGGCCGGAACGGCAAGCAGCGCGGGTGCCGCCCTGCGGCATGTGGAGCACACACACTTCCGGTATCCGTCGCCGCTCCGTAACATGCTGTTACGAAAGCGGCGCGCCCCGGCCGCCCGTCTTCCGCCGCCAGCAGGAGCGCTCCAGGTATGCAGACCACCCGGGAGGACCAGCCGCCGCCCAGCCCCGGTGGTGGCGGCGCACCGTCCCGGGACGCCACCGAACGCGCCCGCCAGCTCCAGCGCGCCTGGTACGGCGAACCGCTCGGCGACCTCTTCCGGCGGCTGCTCGCCGACCTGGACCTCAACCAGTCCCGGCTGGCCGGCGTCCTCGGCCTGTCCGCCCCCATGCTCTCCCAGCTGATGCACGGTCGGCGCACCAAGATCGGCAATCCGGTGGCGGTGCGCCGCCTCGACGCGCTGCGCGAACTCGACGCCCGGCTGCGCGCCGGCGAGATCGACGCCGCCGGCGCCGCCGCCCGCGTGGCCGAGATCCAGGCCGGCGGCAACGCCTCCGGCGGCGGCTTCGGCGTCGGCAACCCCCAGCACGGCGGCGCCCACGCGGCCGACGCCACGAGCGGTGGCGCGACCGCCGCCGCGGCCGGCGAGGCCGCGGCACGCCCCGGCCCGCCCACTGCCGTGCCGGTCGTCGTCAGGGAGATCCAGAGCCTGCTGCACACCATCTGCCCACCCGAGGAGATCTCCCGCGCCGCCGGCGAACTCGCCGACGACAACCCGGACCTGGCAGAGTTCCTACGCATCTACGGCACCGGTTCCGCCGAGGAGGCGGTCCGGCACTACCGGGCGCACCTGCCCCGTCCGCCGTCCTGACGGGCGCCGTCCGCACGCGCGCCCCTCCCGACGGCCGGGACGCGCGGGACGGCCGCCCGGACGAGGGGAGTGGACGCGGGCGATGGGTGAGGTGTTCGCCGGCCGGTACGAACTGGTCGACCCGATCGGGCGCGGCGGGGTGGGCGAGGTCTGGCGGGCCTGGGACCACCGGCTCCGCCGCTACGTGGCCGCCAAGATCCTGCAACAGCGCGACGCCCACGCGCTCATGCGGTTCGTGCGCGAGCAGGCGCTGCGCATCGACCACCCGCACGTGCTGGCCCCGACCAGCTGGGCGGCCGACGACGACCAGGTGCTGTTCACCATGGAGCTGGTCACCGGCGGCTCGGTCGCCGGCCTGCTCCGCGCGGGCGGCCCCCTGCCGCCGGGCACCGCCGTGCTGCTCACCGACCAGCTCCTCGCCGGCCTCGCCGCCGTGCACGACGAGGGCGTGGTGCACCGCGACATCAAGCCGGCGAACCTGCTGCTGCGGGCGACCGGCACCGGCCGGCCCCACCTCTACCTGTCCGACTTCGGCATCGCCGTGCGCCAGGGCGAGCCACGGCTCACCGCCGCCTCCTTCGTGGTCGGCACCCTCGGGTACTTCGCCCCGGAACAGCTCGACGGCGCCGACCCGGAACCCCGGCAGGACCTCTACGCCGTCGGCGTGGTGCTGCTGGAGATGCTCACCGCCCAGCGGATGGACCAGAACATGCTGCTGGCGGAGTTCGCCGGCCACTCCCGGCCGCCCGCCCGCGGCGGCATACCGGACCCGCTCTGGCAGGTCGTCTGCACGCTGCTCCGTCCCCGCCCGGAGGAACGCTTCGGCTCCGCGCTGGGCGTGCGGCGGGAGCTGGCCGCGGTACGCGCCCTGCTGGGCGAGGGCGCCGGAGGCGGCGGGTACGGCAGGTACGGCGGGTACGGCGAGGGCCACGGCGGGCCGGACGGCCTGGGGGGCGAGGACCACTGGCTGGACGTCCCCGACCGGATCGGCCCGCTGCCGCCCGGCTACGGGCCCGCCGGGCCGGAGCACGGCGGCACGCGGCCCGCGCCACCGCACGCCGCGCCGCCGCACGCCGCGCCACCGCCGCACGCGGTGCCCCCCTCGCACCCCGTCTCGCCGGCGCCCACCGCCCCGGCGGCGCACCCGGGGCCGCCGACGGCGCCCGCGGGGCCCGGCCCGCTCGGAGGTCCCGGCGCCACCCCGACGCCTGCGGCCGGCGGGTTCGGCGGCCCATCCACGCCGGCGCCCGGCCCCCTGCCCACGCCGACCGGCCCGACGGCCGTCGCCCCGATGACCGCTCCGGCCGGCGGATCCGGTCTGCTGATCGCGCTGGGGCTGCTCTCGGTCGTCCTGATCGCCTTCGGGTTGTGGGCGGTGGCGACCGGCTGAGGCGTCCGTCCTCGCCGGCCGCCGGGCGCGGTTTCACGTGAAACAGCGCCCGGCGCGGCTCACGACGCGGGGTACGCCCCGCCGCCCGGCGTCGGGCCGTAACCGGTCACCCCGACACCGCCCGGGCCGGGGTGACCCTGCCCCGGAAAGGACCGCCCGGTGCCACCGCCGTGGCCACCGGCGTGCCCGAGACCGATCCCGTGCACACTCCCCCCGTGGCCGTGGCCGTGGCCGTGGCCGCCCCCGCCGCCGCGGCCGCTACCGTGGCCCCCGCCATGGCCCCGGCCGGCACGGCCGGCACCGCCCCGCCGCCGTACGGCCAGCACTGCAACCACCGCCGCCAGCGCGACGCCGGCGGCCAGCGAGACGAAGCCGGCCAGTCGCAGCGCCGACGGGCCGGCCGACGTCCCCGAGGCGCCGTCACCGCCCCGGATTCCCTGCCAGCTCTCCTCGGTGACACCGAGCCCGTACTGCTCCAGCGGTTCGGCGTAGCCGGGCTCCGCCGCTGCCTCACCGCTCACCACGGCGCGCAGCGTGACACCCAGCGAGGCGCCGTCGCCCAGCACCCGGGCCACGGACGGGCTCAGCGACACCTGGAGGTAGTACCAGCCGGCGAACCGCATCGGCTTGGTGTCGGGGGCGTACTCCTCCCGGTTGGCGTGGGCGACCGGCACCGTGACGCCGTTCACCTGCTCCGGATCGCCGTCGTAGTAGGCGGTCTCCGGGTAGCCGACCCGCTGCCGGGCGGGGTTGAACAGCTGCACCGCCACGTCGGCGCGCTCCCCGGCGTCGGCCGCCCCCGCCACGCCCGCGAACTCCACCGTGTAGGCCAGGCTCTGCGCCCAGTCCACCGGCACCCGGTAGAACCGGCTCTCCCCGGCCGCCAGGGCGTCCACCCGGACGGCCGAGTCACCCGTCCGGGTGGCGGCCAGCAGTGGGGCGGCGGTGGCGAAGCCCTCCCCGCCGGCGACCTCCTCCGGGAGGTCGGTCGCCACCGGGGGCTCCTCGGGCACCTCGGTCGCGGCCGGGCCGGGGGAGGAGCCGGCGGCGAGGGCCGGCTCCTCGGTCACCGTGATCTCCAGCGGATAGGCGTCCGCGTCGAAGCCCGGCTCGTTCGGGCCGGACCGGGTGACGGTGAGCAGATAGACGCCCGCGTGGGTGCAGGTCTCGACGGCGCCCTCGCGGAGGCTCCGGCCGGCCGTCGCGGTGATCGGGGCGGCGAAGTCGAGGTCGGAGAAGTCGGTCGGCCCCTCGCTGCCGCAGGAGGTGCCGTCGGGCCGGCTGAAGAAGATCTCCACGCCGTCCGAGCCGTCGACCTCGCTGCCCGGCCCGGGCACCAGGGTGGCCGACGCCAGCACCGTGTCGTCCGCCTCCAGCGACATCTCGTAGTAGAGCGTCTCCCCCGGGGCGATGTCGTCCAGGTACGCCCCGCGGGTGAGTCGTGGAGCGCCGGCGGTGGTGTTGGTCCCCTCGACCGGTTCACCGTGCAGCGCGTAGGGCGCCGCCGCGCCGCCGTCGGGCCCCTCCCCCTCGGCGGCCACGCCGACGGCGGGCCCGCCGAGGGGGAGGGCGAGGCCGGCGGCCAGCAGGGCCGGCAGGGCGGTCCGCCACCGGCCGCCACGGCGGCGTCTCGCGGTCCCCCGATGGTCCATGGGTCCTCCCCCGTCACGCCCCCCGGGGGGCGTGCCCGTCGTCGGCCGTGACACCGCCTCCGCGCTGCCGCGGCCCGTGGTCCTGGTCAGGCTAGGGCGTCCGCCCGTCCCGGGGACGGTGCGGGAAAAGGGGCGGGCCCCGGCCGCTCCGGCCGGGGCCCGCCCCTGGTGTTTCCGCGATCCGTGGGGCGCGGGCGCCGCTCTCAGCGCGCCGCCGTCACGGCTGTCCCCACCGCCGCCGAGCCGTTCAGCTGCCCGCGCCGGAGGCCGTGGGAACCGGGTCGGTGGCCTCGGTCCACAGGTCCTGCTCGCGACGGTCGGCCTGGATCTGGCGGTACACGAGGAAACCGCCCACGGCAGCCAGTGCGACGACAAGAAGCTTCTTCACCGCGCGACCTCGTCCTTCTTCACTCTGGAGGGCTGGAACAGGTGCCGTGCCGACAGACGTCACGAGTGGCGAACCCGGTTCCCGCGGCGCCTCCGGCTGCCCGCCCCCCTTGTCCGGGAGGGCCGGTCCGACCGGTCGGTGCGCACGCGGCACCTGACCGCGATGATACACATCGGCCGTGACCCGTCCGATACCTTCCGCCCCGTCACGCGGGGCGCGCACGCCCCCGAGTGTCCCACCGGCACCGCCCGGTCCGGCCCCCGGCCCGGCCCCGGGACGGGCGGACGGGTGAACGGGCGGACGGGACGACCGGGCACCGGCCGACGGCTACCGGCTGCCCCCCACCGCCCCGCCGGCGTCGTCGCGCGCCGCGTCGTCGTGCACGGCGGCGTGCAGCTCCCGCAGCAGCCCGTTGATGTGCTCCAGGCGCTCCCTGGGCACGCCCGCCAGCATCCGGTGCTGCACCCGCAGCCCCTCCTCCGCCGCCTCCTCCACGGCGGCCCTCCCGGCCTCGGTCAGCCGCACCCGCAGCCCCCGCCGGTCGTGCGGATCGGGCAGCCGCTCCACCAGCCCGCTGCGCTCCAGCCGGTCCACCCGGCCGGTCATGCCGCCCGAGGTGAGCATCAGCGTGGCGGCGATCCGCCCGGGCGCCAGCTCGTACGGCTCCCCGGCCCGGCGCAGCGCGGCCAGCACGTCGAACTCGCCGCGGCCGATCCCGTGGCGGGCGTAGACCCGCGCCACGGCGTCCCCGACGGCGCGTGAGACGCGGTGGATCCGGCCGAACACCTCCATGGGGAGGGTGTCCAGCGCCGGCATCTCCCGCCGCCACTGCTCGATGATCGCGTCCACCGCGTCCGCCCGGGGCGGCCCGTCCTGCTGGTCCATGCGCCCATTCTTCCGCCTCCCCGTGTCACCGGTGAGCCAGTGAGCCATAACACTCTTGGCGCTAACTAGCTTAGGAGTAAGCTAGTTAGCGCCAAGCTACCTCGGGGGTTCCCATGTCCGCGTCCCGCGCCACCCGCCAGGCCACCCTGCTCGCCGCCCTCGCCCCGATCAGCTGGGGCTCCACCTACCTGGTCACCACCGAACTGCTACCACCCGACCGCCCCTTCTTCACCGGCGTGGCCCGCGCCCTCCCCGCCGGCCTGCTGCTGCTCGCGGTCACCCGCACGCTGCCCCGCGGCGCATGGTGGTGGCGCGCCCCGCTGCTCG
Coding sequences:
- a CDS encoding DLW-39 family protein, with protein sequence MKKLLVVALAAVGGFLVYRQIQADRREQDLWTEATDPVPTASGAGS
- a CDS encoding DUF5324 family protein, translating into MPDAVAARLDTVRDAARRTRHQLAPRAVAAREAAITYADEARSRVAPRVELARAAARARYRSDVRPYLRTARRNVPVVLEQAAKGAAHRARAGVDRAAEYAAPRVGAAVAGARQVAEPYREEAASRGGAALAALRGQVSAEDVERLLRRRHRRERRARSARALLLFAATAAAAAVAWRTWQRRNEPDWLGDDTATEVFEASGGTGARPLGSDPSGSGADGERIEGGVTNELRATAARTASSAKEAVGHAADAARSKATETAERVRPRQGRAEGTEGRAPRQGESGAPKDSAKNSGDSAKDSTQPGPGGL
- a CDS encoding TetR/AcrR family transcriptional regulator C-terminal domain-containing protein; its protein translation is MAANRTRGQRAGLTRQAVLEAAVRLADQEGLKALSMRRLGAELGVEAMTLYHHVPNKAALLDGMIEQVVAEAVPPEFGTAPWREVLRAYAHALRDALAAHPHAVPLLLSRPAMTPRNLRTLEGVVGMLYEAGFPLPRTLDVLYSLTSFVVGHAAARAGNVDDGLASSDPDAYPLLVRAAREAGDEPADTRFHFALDALLAGFARELERP
- a CDS encoding ABC transporter ATP-binding protein: MTTTGLADARKQSTRPPEDAGPAQHPPEGPGLARLLRPYAGGFTAVIVLQVVGAVAGLAPLLAVVELGRALLAPGPVDPGHVRVTLVAGAVGLLVRLLFTAAAAGTGHLLDARVQLAFRRQLAARLGRVPIGWLSGRRSGELAKLVGDDVGAVHPFIAHTPGELVSAFVVPLVSLVYLFTVDWRLTLVTLIPVAAAVALVPLMMTPARLREQADFDAAMARIAGSVVEFVQGIAVVKAFGGGERAHHEFRTAADDFVATFRRWVHGISPIAAGMQLVLSPPFVLLAVLTGGAVLITGGELAPADLLPFLLLGLGLTAPVAALGHGFDETQAARRAVGRIRDVLAVPPLPEPARPVVPRGHRVELRGVRFGYEPGREVLRGIDLVLEPGTVTALVGPSGSGKSTLVQLLPRFFDPTGGSVHLGGADLRELDSRELYRWVSFVFQDVHLLRASVADNIALAVPDADREDVLRAARLANVHDRILRLPRGYDSVIGEDARLSGGEAQRVALARALLADTPVLVLDEATSFADPHTERAVRRALETLRGNRTVLVIAHRLETVAGADAVAVLEDGLIVEHGPPAELLDAGGRFSALWGSRPAAGGTGEGERHGEPGGDPR
- a CDS encoding MarR family winged helix-turn-helix transcriptional regulator: MDQQDGPPRADAVDAIIEQWRREMPALDTLPMEVFGRIHRVSRAVGDAVARVYARHGIGRGEFDVLAALRRAGEPYELAPGRIAATLMLTSGGMTGRVDRLERSGLVERLPDPHDRRGLRVRLTEAGRAAVEEAAEEGLRVQHRMLAGVPRERLEHINGLLRELHAAVHDDAARDDAGGAVGGSR
- a CDS encoding ABC transporter ATP-binding protein, which encodes MIRMLLRVLGHRYSGPMRRTLALMTTTAVVEGLSYALLVPVLRALLGDAPGDARPWLGAFGAAVAGYAVLRYLSDLSGFRVGTALLRGVYHRLGDHLARLPIGWYGPARVGEVSALAGQGVLQAMSVIAHLLAPFVSAAVTPLTVVGVILVLDWRLGLAALAAVPVVAAIQILTGRATAAEDARRAARDREATGRVVEYLRAQPVLRAGGRTAERFQLLDDALREVQRASRRSTLATLPGALGLTLTVQAAFTAVLVLGAHLALDGRVGAAELLAILVLTARCADPLLSLADLGGKLRAARGELARLDAVLRTEPLPQPAEPARPAGHAVEFESVAFRHGGRTVLDGLTLSVPEGQRLAVVGPSGAGKTTLLQLLARFHDVDAGAVRIGGADVRSIGTAELMARFAIVFQDVYLFDGTIEENVRLGRPDATGAEVRAAAAAARLDEVVERLPEGWSTRVGEGGARLSGGERQRVSIARALLKDAPIVLLDEVTSALDPVNEAAVHAGIERLMAGRTVVMVAHRMRTVRHADRIVFLDAGRIVEEGGHDELLRRGGRYADFWNLSLAPAAGGRGRE
- a CDS encoding peptidylprolyl isomerase encodes the protein MAQELIATIKTNKGDIAVRLLPNHAPKTVKNFVELAEGTREWLDPRTGAKTTARLYDGTVFHRVIEGFMIQGGDPLGNGTGGPGYKFADEFHPDLQFSKPYLLAMANAGPGTNGSQFFITVGPTPHLNNRHTIFGEVVDPASQAVVKAISEVKTDRGDRPVDDVVIESVSIERR
- a CDS encoding helix-turn-helix domain-containing protein, whose product is MQTTREDQPPPSPGGGGAPSRDATERARQLQRAWYGEPLGDLFRRLLADLDLNQSRLAGVLGLSAPMLSQLMHGRRTKIGNPVAVRRLDALRELDARLRAGEIDAAGAAARVAEIQAGGNASGGGFGVGNPQHGGAHAADATSGGATAAAAGEAAARPGPPTAVPVVVREIQSLLHTICPPEEISRAAGELADDNPDLAEFLRIYGTGSAEEAVRHYRAHLPRPPS
- a CDS encoding serine/threonine-protein kinase, whose product is MGEVFAGRYELVDPIGRGGVGEVWRAWDHRLRRYVAAKILQQRDAHALMRFVREQALRIDHPHVLAPTSWAADDDQVLFTMELVTGGSVAGLLRAGGPLPPGTAVLLTDQLLAGLAAVHDEGVVHRDIKPANLLLRATGTGRPHLYLSDFGIAVRQGEPRLTAASFVVGTLGYFAPEQLDGADPEPRQDLYAVGVVLLEMLTAQRMDQNMLLAEFAGHSRPPARGGIPDPLWQVVCTLLRPRPEERFGSALGVRRELAAVRALLGEGAGGGGYGRYGGYGEGHGGPDGLGGEDHWLDVPDRIGPLPPGYGPAGPEHGGTRPAPPHAAPPHAAPPPHAVPPSHPVSPAPTAPAAHPGPPTAPAGPGPLGGPGATPTPAAGGFGGPSTPAPGPLPTPTGPTAVAPMTAPAGGSGLLIALGLLSVVLIAFGLWAVATG